The following coding sequences lie in one Silene latifolia isolate original U9 population chromosome 5, ASM4854445v1, whole genome shotgun sequence genomic window:
- the LOC141656476 gene encoding uncharacterized protein LOC141656476, which produces MSLSDEEQIVATTYDSGTKHETLKRGNIKVTTINKEETGIEESHLSVFLEVTGSGYKNERPGVDIVTVLDVGESMKGEKLETLKGVMRLLIDKFSSADRLSIVTVSKNPQKLCGLRQMSLVSQAEIEKLVSGLETRPGKDVNGSLDMAFKVINDRKYVTGRRVAILLMSDGDQFEVPIKHTFFESMPVYTFGFGDDLINSMVLNDVAKSSDGGIHCSIDVASSCPSNLRSAVAECFAKLFTVVVSDLKLTVKRAKSTAKIDNICVGTYSRSYIPFTALEDNVIVSFGDLYANETCKVEVNLHLPHVTSQQPCDLLHFSYSWRAMEEVFNSSSRLVRVNRVANHIREGGSEQENGETGLRDVDRLSKFQGLSELLKGLWLQLNNISSCIYKLLIPPFLVVLSLLSSRTQDMLKSLTMVWIRFRESIKSEAGGNKVPTKKNDRSQAAPLKGLGSQVIDVSLRMSKYLFPLLIIILILYGMSKQVGIKSPIEREVLQRDVTRVTDLRAYYCNSHVGILSDHLRTALDSVMILRDILSNYMEQHIRLQPHEGQSSDHLVRSRNVKAALGEHIHMTFEWSKAIKKVLHNAETIPLYVKNWEARIIDQNPVKDESNNSRKYLACLVLLLASLVGMRLNKLSVRSLQGCLTHVSTSIKAMAKSLLGSSKKIDPSLTAKLMEDMSNHIQKTLYSVQIIRGILSDYVKQHTEFEDNNNNSKDSVRSRNVKALGDYRHFQLALTL; this is translated from the exons GGACAAAGCATGAGACATTGAAAAGAGGCAACATAAAAGTGACTACCATTAACAAGGAGGAAACGGGGATAGAAGAGAGCCATTTAAGTGTGTTTTTGGAGGTAACGGGATCAGGATACAAAAACGAGAGACCGGGGGTGGATATTGTGACGGTTTTAGATGTTGGCGAGAGCATGAAAGGTGAGAAATTGGAGACACTGAAAGGTGTTATGAGACTCTTGATCGATAAATTCAGCTCAGCTGATCGTCTTTCAATTGTGACCGTCTCAAAAAATCCTCAGAAGTTGTGTGGGTTACGACAGATGAGCCTTGTTTCTCAAGCTGAGATCGAAAAACTAGTTAGTGGTTTGGAAACGCGTCCTGGCAAAGACGTAAATGGCAGCCTGGACATGGCTTTTAAAGTGATCAATGACCGCAAGTACGTTACTGGACGGCGGGTGGCAATCCTGCTCATGTCTGACGGTGACCAATTCGAAGTTCCTATTAAACATACTTTCTTTGAATCGATGCCTGTTTACACATTCGGATTTGGTGATGATCTCATCAATTCAATG GTGCTAAACGACGTTGCAAAAAGTAGTGACGGAGGAATTCATTGTTCTATAGATGTTGCAAGCTCATGTCCAAGCAACTTGAGGAGTGCCGTTGCTGAATGCTTCGCGAAACTATTCACGGTAGTTGTAAGTGACTTAAAATTGACCGTCAAAAGGGCGAAATCAACGGCCAAGATAGACAACATTTGTGTAGGCACCTACTCTCGCTCGTACATCCCGTTTACAGCATTGGAAGACAATGTTATTGTTTCATTTGGCGATCTTTATGCCAACGAAACTTGTAAGGTTGAAGTCAATCTTCACCTTCCTCATGTGACTTCTCAACAACCTTGCGATCTTCTCCATTTCTCGTATTCATGGAG GGCAATGGAAGAAGTCTTTAATTCAAGTTCTCGACTTGTTCGTGTGAATCGCGTAGCCAATCATATCAGGGAAGGTGGTAGTGAACAAGAAAACGGCGAAACAGGGTTGAGGGATGTTGATCGTCTTAGCAAATTTCAAGGATTATCCGAGCTTCTAAAGGGGTTGTGGCTGCAATTAAACAACATTTCATCATGCATTTACAAGCTCTTGATCCCGCCTTTTCTAGTCGTTCTTAGCCTTCTCTCGTCGAGAACCCAAGACATGTTAAAAAGTCTTACAATGGTCTGGATCAGATTTCGGGAATCTATAAAATCTGAGGCGGGTGGCAATAAGGTGCCTACCAAGAAGAATGACCGGTCTCAAGCAGCACCGCTCAAGGGGCTTGGTTCACAGGTTATCGATGTTTCATTACGCATGTCCAAATACTTGTTCCCCCTTCTTATCATCATTCTAATCCTCTATGGTATGAGCAAACAAGTTGGGATTAAGAGTCCGATTGAGCGAGAAGTTTTACAAAGAGATGTTACCCGAGTTACTGATTTGAGGGCTTATTATTGTAACAGTCATGTGGGAATCTTGTCTGATCATCTAAGGACGGCGTTGGATTCTGTTATGATATTACGCGATATACTAAGCAATTACATGGAACAACATATTAGGCTTCAACCGCATGAAGGACAATCGAGTGATCATCTAGTTCGTTCGAGAAATGTCAAGGCCGCCTTAGGTGAGCATATACACATGACCTTTGAGTGGTCTAAAGCCATTAAAAAGGTATTACATAATGCTGAAACCATCCCGTTATATGTGAAGAATTGGGAGGCCAGAATTATCGATCAAAATCCCGtgaaagacgaatcaaataacaGTCGTAAATACTTGGCTTGTCTTGTTTTGCTCCTTGCAAGCCTTGTTGGAATGCGCCTCAATAAACTGTCAGTCCGATCACTTCAAGGCTGTCTAACTCATGTCTCGACGAGCATCAAAGCCATGGCAAAGAGTCTCCTTGGTTCATCCAAGAAGATTGACCCGTCTCTTACAGCGAAACTCATGGAAGACATGAGTAATCATATACAGAAAACCTTATATTCTGTTCAAATAATTCGGGGAATACTAAGCGATTATGTGAAGCAGCATACTGAGTTTGAAGATAACAACAATAACTCGAAAGACTCGGTTCGTTCCCGTAATGTGAAAGCCTTGGGTGACTATAGACATTTTCAGCTAGCCCTTACCTTGTAA
- the LOC141656475 gene encoding uncharacterized protein LOC141656475 has translation MTAMDISILTEDDLQEERRGSIAFFTSYRPPVPLDIYSCKISPTSENDDELLMTDGESYNYNGHSLSPAALKTILTHTHLIAEGVDKEAVSGMIMVSERTDNLETLHIAIHSAVKPVRIFNFAKLYGTYDKVRMEDSGCICIDGDDCYLVYVTTKDPADRRRQPWTSVYRTNLKDGQTQRLTPPTEADLSPSVSPDRKRVAMASFQNRGGWNGEIESMKTDIYIMNIKEPFNRKLFITDAGWPTWGSDNVIFFHRKVGKFWAVFRAQMIGCFTMVRRVTPDGIDAVTPVAINSNTVSVVTIRPKLESSSDETAKEPQYRHIEIFDFSGTRPPIEITRGIRPDADHFNPFVIADMGGETRIGYHRCRSNKLDQSHENNIEKTFSKLQCPKSDIGLFRVSGAFPTFSADGSKLAFVDNEFKKVWVADNTGLNIRFEQQHANSVFSTVWNQNPKKDILYVCVGPSFDTRATVDICAILKVSDGTLLRKELTEKFNNAFPSTNPEGTKLVYRSTRDHGGDKPYKNLYIMEDAQVGEFGDGKITRLTEGNWIDTQA, from the exons ATGACTGCCATGGATATTTCAATCCTCACTGAAGATGATCTTCAG GAAGAAAGACGAGGTAGCATTGCGTTCTTCACAAGTTATCGTCCACCAGTTCCACTCGACATATACTCTTGCAAAATCTCTCCAACTTCCGAAAATGATGATGAACTCCTGATGACAGACGGAGAGTCATATAATTACAATGGCCATTCACTTTCTCCTGCGGCTTTGAAGACAATTCTCACCCATACACATTTGATCGCAGAAGGCGTAGACAAAGAAGCTGTTTCGGGCATGATTATGGTCTCAGAGCGAACTGACAATCTAGAAACGCTTCATATAGCCATACACTCTGCTGTAAAACCAGTGAGAATCTTCAATTTCGCCAAGTTGTATGGCACGTATGATAAGGTACGCATGGAAGACAGTGGGTGCATTTGCATTGACGGTGACGATTGTTATCTTGTGTACGTGACCACCAAAGACCCGGCTGATCGTCGTCGACAGCCTTGGACTTCTGTTTATAGAACGAACCTCAAGGATGGACAAACTCAGCGCCTGACTCCACCAA CTGAAGCGGATTTAAGCCCCTCGGTGTCACCAGATAGAAAAAGGGTAGCAATGGCATCATTCCAGAACAGGGGAGGTTGGAATGGAGAGATCGAAAGCATGAAGACCGATATATATATCATGAATATCAAGGAGCCTTTCAATCGGAAATTATTCATCACGGATGCTGGCTGGCCAACATGGGGTAGTGACAATGTCATCTTTTTTCATCGGAAAGTTGGCAAATTTTGGGCTGTATTTCGAGCTCAAATGATCGGATGTTTCACAATGGTTCGTAGAGTTACTCCAGATGGTATTGATGCCGTAACTCCAGTAGCTATCAACTCCAACACTGTGTCCGTAGTAACTATCCGTCCAAAATTGGAGTCGTCCTCTGATGAAACTGCAAAAGAGCCTCAatatcgacatattgaaatattcGATTTTTCTGGAACACGGCCGCCCATTGAAATAACCAGAGGTATCAGACCAGATGCCGACCATTTTAACCCGTTTGTTATAGCGGACATGGGTGGAGAAACCCGCATTGGATATCATCGTTGCAGAAGCAACAAACTCGATCAG AGCCATGAGAATAATATTGAGAAAACCTTTAGCAAGCTTCAATGTCCGAAATCAGATATTGGATTATTCCGAGTGTCGGGAGCTTTTCCGACGTTTAGTGCTGATGGCTCCAAGCTTGCCTTTGTAGACAATGAGTTCAAGAAAGTGTGGGTAGCTGATAATACCGGATTGAATATTCGTTTTGAG CAACAACACGCAAATAGTGTTTTCTCAACGGTATGGAATCAGAATCCAAAGAAGGATATACTTTATGTATGCGTGGGACCTTCGTTCGACACCAGGGCGACCGTTGACATATGTGCCATCCTTAAGGTTTCCGATGGCACGCTACTGCGTAAGGAATTAACCGAAAAGTTCAACAATGCATTTCCATCCACAAATCCAGAAG GGACAAAATTAGTATACAGATCAACCAGAGACCATGGTGGAGATAAACCATACAAGAACCTATACATAATGGAGGACGCGCAAGTAGGTGAGTTTGGAGACGGAAAAATAACAAGGCTAACCGAAGGCAATTGGATCGACACACAAGCCTAA